One Flavobacterium sp. 90 DNA segment encodes these proteins:
- a CDS encoding energy transducer TonB — translation MTSTDSSDKKKSLLISTAIYAVLLLLLFFIRFWPPYNPENNVALAQGGGGGGVTVNFGDSDLGSGANYKSEVLEVKNNVKQAPAKATPDEAIITQENTTDDNDVVIPTKEKPKKATPVVKPEAKPVPEKPKVSNSTNDALSSILKGSNKGGDGDDKVAGNKGKANGSLGSNGYYGTGGSGGGTGGGNGTGNGIGTGSGYGAGSGGGSGGGSGYSLGNRKALSKPAPKYTCDEAGKVVVEVTVDQSGKTISATPGIKGTTNTAKCLLDQAKIAAMNTKWSPDENATAKQVGRIIYNFSLD, via the coding sequence ATGACTTCTACGGATTCTTCAGATAAAAAGAAATCTCTATTAATATCTACGGCAATTTATGCTGTATTATTGTTGCTTTTATTTTTCATACGTTTTTGGCCTCCTTATAATCCCGAAAACAATGTTGCGCTTGCACAAGGTGGAGGCGGTGGCGGAGTAACGGTAAATTTTGGAGACAGCGATTTAGGTTCGGGAGCAAATTATAAAAGTGAAGTTCTGGAAGTAAAAAACAATGTAAAGCAAGCTCCTGCAAAAGCAACTCCAGACGAAGCTATAATTACACAAGAAAATACAACTGATGATAATGACGTCGTAATTCCGACGAAAGAAAAACCTAAAAAAGCAACTCCGGTTGTAAAACCTGAAGCGAAACCTGTACCTGAAAAACCAAAAGTTTCGAATTCGACAAATGATGCTTTATCGAGCATTTTAAAAGGATCAAATAAAGGTGGTGATGGAGATGATAAAGTTGCCGGAAACAAAGGAAAAGCAAACGGAAGTTTAGGATCTAACGGATATTACGGCACTGGAGGTTCCGGTGGCGGAACTGGCGGTGGAAACGGAACAGGAAATGGTATTGGTACCGGAAGCGGTTACGGAGCCGGAAGCGGCGGTGGTTCTGGCGGAGGATCAGGATATTCCTTAGGAAACAGAAAAGCATTATCTAAACCTGCACCAAAATATACTTGTGACGAAGCTGGAAAAGTAGTTGTAGAAGTTACAGTAGATCAAAGCGGAAAAACAATTAGCGCAACGCCAGGAATAAAAGGAACAACAAACACAGCAAAATGTTTACTAGATCAGGCAAAAATTGCAGCGATGAATACAAAATGGTCTCCTGATGAAAATGCAACTGCAAAACAAGTTGGAAGAATAATCTATAATTTTAGCTTAGATTAA
- a CDS encoding acyl-CoA dehydrogenase has product MDFNLTEEHLMIQQAARDFAQNELLPGVIERDEKQIFPTEQVKKMGQLGFMGMMVDPKYGGSGLDAISYVIAMEEISKVDASASVVMSVNNSLVCWGLQEFGTEEQKQKYLPGLASGEIHGAFCLSEPEAGSDATSQKTTAVDMGDHYIVNGTKNWITNGNTASVYLVIAQTHPELKHKGINALIMTKDMPGFSIGPKEQKMGIRGSDTHSLMFSDVKVPKENRIGEDGFGFKFAMKTLAGGRIGIASQALGIASGAYELALKYSKERKAFGTEICNHQAIAFKLADMAVNIEAARHLCMKAAWDKDQHKNYDVSGAMAKLFASQVAMDTAVEAVQIHGGNGYVKEYHVERFMRDAKITQIYEGTSEIQKIVISRAVIAG; this is encoded by the coding sequence ATGGATTTCAATCTGACCGAAGAACATTTAATGATTCAACAAGCCGCTAGAGATTTTGCTCAAAACGAATTGTTGCCGGGTGTTATTGAACGTGACGAAAAACAAATTTTTCCGACGGAACAAGTAAAAAAAATGGGACAATTAGGATTCATGGGAATGATGGTTGATCCTAAATATGGCGGAAGTGGACTTGATGCAATTTCATACGTAATTGCAATGGAAGAAATTTCTAAAGTTGATGCATCTGCTTCTGTAGTAATGTCTGTGAACAACTCATTAGTTTGTTGGGGATTACAAGAGTTTGGAACTGAAGAACAAAAACAAAAATATTTACCGGGTCTGGCTTCAGGTGAAATTCACGGAGCTTTTTGCTTAAGCGAGCCGGAAGCCGGAAGTGATGCAACTTCTCAAAAAACAACTGCGGTTGATATGGGAGATCACTATATTGTAAACGGAACAAAAAACTGGATTACGAACGGAAATACAGCATCAGTTTATTTGGTAATTGCTCAAACGCATCCTGAATTAAAACATAAAGGAATCAATGCTTTGATTATGACCAAAGATATGCCTGGTTTTTCTATTGGACCAAAAGAACAAAAAATGGGAATCCGTGGTTCTGATACACATTCTTTAATGTTTAGTGATGTAAAAGTTCCTAAAGAAAACAGAATTGGTGAAGATGGTTTCGGATTCAAATTTGCAATGAAAACGCTTGCCGGAGGACGTATTGGTATTGCTTCTCAAGCTTTAGGAATTGCTTCGGGAGCTTATGAATTAGCTTTGAAATATTCTAAAGAGCGTAAAGCCTTTGGAACTGAAATTTGCAATCATCAGGCAATTGCTTTTAAATTGGCAGATATGGCAGTTAATATCGAAGCAGCGCGCCATTTATGTATGAAAGCGGCTTGGGATAAAGACCAACATAAAAATTATGATGTAAGTGGAGCAATGGCAAAATTGTTTGCATCTCAAGTGGCGATGGACACGGCGGTAGAAGCAGTGCAGATTCACGGAGGAAACGGTTACGTAAAAGAGTACCATGTAGAACGTTTTATGCGTGATGCAAAAATTACTCAAATCTATGAAGGAACATCAGAGATTCAGAAAATTGTAATTTCAAGAGCTGTTATTGCAGGATAA
- a CDS encoding biopolymer transporter ExbD: protein MSIKRKRRFHAEVATSSLSDIMFFLLLFFLIISTLANPNVIKMTLPKAKSNEKTNKQLISLSVTEDKKFYIDKEPVDFENLETTLMSKIGADKQQTVVVRIPFNLQVQDLVDVLQIGVKNNLKFVIATSPK from the coding sequence ATGTCTATTAAAAGAAAAAGAAGATTTCATGCCGAAGTAGCCACTTCATCATTGAGTGATATTATGTTTTTCTTGCTGTTGTTTTTCTTAATTATTTCAACGCTTGCAAATCCTAATGTTATCAAAATGACGTTGCCAAAAGCGAAATCAAATGAAAAAACAAACAAACAACTGATCAGTTTATCCGTTACCGAAGATAAAAAATTCTATATCGACAAAGAACCCGTAGATTTCGAAAATCTCGAAACAACTTTAATGTCAAAAATTGGAGCCGACAAACAGCAAACCGTTGTCGTTAGAATTCCGTTTAACTTACAAGTTCAGGATTTAGTAGACGTACTACAAATAGGCGTGAAGAACAACTTGAAATTTGTAATCGCTACAAGTCCGAAGTAA
- a CDS encoding chalcone isomerase family protein has protein sequence MKKILLLLTLLLSAQFSTVSAQATLDVNGVTVPRKIEVQNKTMQLNGAGGRSKMWLEVYVQALYLSQLSQDPKFIIDSDTEMAIRIEITSAMVSSNKLTKAMNAGFEKSAGSNLEELRPRIEDFKTLLSDVIKEKDVFILWYNPLDQTVSVIKNDVSKGKIPGFDFKKALFGIWLSDKPVDETLKKHLLGQ, from the coding sequence ATGAAAAAGATTTTACTATTACTTACACTACTTTTAAGCGCCCAGTTTTCGACGGTTTCTGCACAAGCTACACTTGATGTAAATGGCGTAACTGTTCCAAGAAAAATTGAAGTTCAAAATAAAACAATGCAACTTAATGGTGCAGGCGGAAGATCAAAAATGTGGTTGGAAGTTTATGTACAAGCCTTGTATTTATCGCAATTAAGTCAGGATCCAAAATTCATTATTGACAGTGATACTGAAATGGCGATTAGAATTGAAATTACCTCAGCTATGGTTTCTTCAAACAAATTGACAAAAGCAATGAATGCCGGATTTGAGAAATCTGCAGGAAGCAATCTTGAAGAATTACGTCCAAGAATTGAGGATTTCAAAACCTTATTAAGCGATGTTATAAAAGAAAAAGATGTCTTTATTTTATGGTACAATCCATTAGACCAAACTGTGAGCGTTATTAAAAATGATGTTTCTAAAGGAAAAATCCCAGGATTTGATTTCAAAAAAGCATTATTCGGAATCTGGTTATCTGATAAACCAGTTGACGAAACTTTAAAGAAACATTTATTGGGACAATAA
- a CDS encoding Glu/Leu/Phe/Val dehydrogenase dimerization domain-containing protein, which translates to MKDLLQQFENKAPEIVFNWKDSETEAEGWTVINSLRGGAAGGGTRMRKGLDMNEVLSLAKTMEVKFSVSGPAIGGAKSGINFDPNDPRKKGVLQRWYKAVSPLLKSYYGTGGDLNVDEIHEVIPMTEECGVWHPQEGVFNGHFKPTEADKINRIGQLRQGVIKVIENPKFSPDVTRKYTVADMITGYGVAEAVRHFYTTYGGDIKGKKAIVQGFGNVGSAAAFYLAEMGAKVIGIIDRDGGLIKEDGFSFEEIRTLFLNKDGNKLVADNMIPFEEINSKIWTIGAEIFTPCAASRLVQQSQIDSLIANGLEVISCGANVPFADKEIFFGSIMEEVDHKVSLIPDFISNCGMARVFAYFMEKKVQMTDEAIFNDTSEIIKNAIVKAHALNPSKTNISATAFEIALKQLV; encoded by the coding sequence ATGAAAGATTTATTACAGCAATTTGAAAATAAAGCACCTGAAATTGTTTTTAACTGGAAAGATTCTGAAACAGAAGCCGAAGGATGGACCGTTATTAATTCACTACGTGGAGGAGCTGCAGGTGGAGGAACAAGAATGAGAAAAGGCTTAGATATGAATGAAGTTTTATCATTGGCCAAAACAATGGAAGTTAAATTTTCGGTTTCGGGACCTGCAATTGGAGGAGCTAAATCAGGAATTAACTTCGACCCAAATGACCCGCGTAAAAAAGGAGTTTTGCAACGTTGGTACAAAGCAGTTTCACCATTATTGAAAAGTTATTACGGAACTGGTGGAGATTTAAATGTAGATGAAATTCACGAAGTGATTCCTATGACAGAAGAATGTGGTGTTTGGCATCCGCAAGAAGGAGTTTTCAACGGACACTTTAAACCAACTGAAGCTGACAAAATTAATAGAATTGGACAATTACGTCAAGGTGTTATCAAGGTAATCGAAAACCCAAAATTCTCACCGGATGTTACCAGAAAATATACTGTTGCCGACATGATTACAGGTTACGGAGTTGCCGAAGCTGTTCGTCATTTTTATACTACTTATGGCGGAGACATTAAAGGTAAAAAAGCAATCGTTCAAGGTTTTGGAAACGTAGGTTCTGCCGCTGCTTTTTACCTTGCTGAAATGGGGGCAAAAGTTATTGGAATCATTGATCGCGATGGCGGATTAATTAAAGAAGATGGTTTTTCTTTTGAAGAAATCAGAACTTTATTTTTAAACAAAGACGGAAACAAATTGGTTGCCGATAATATGATTCCGTTTGAAGAAATCAATTCTAAAATCTGGACAATTGGTGCTGAAATTTTCACGCCTTGTGCTGCTTCAAGATTGGTACAACAAAGTCAAATTGATAGCTTAATTGCAAACGGACTAGAAGTTATTTCTTGTGGAGCGAATGTTCCTTTTGCTGATAAAGAAATTTTCTTTGGTTCTATCATGGAAGAAGTGGATCATAAAGTAAGTTTGATTCCTGACTTTATCTCAAACTGCGGAATGGCAAGAGTTTTTGCTTATTTCATGGAGAAAAAAGTTCAAATGACAGATGAAGCGATCTTCAATGATACTTCTGAAATTATAAAAAATGCGATTGTAAAAGCGCACGCTTTAAATCCATCTAAAACAAATATCAGTGCAACTGCTTTCGAAATTGCATTGAAACAATTAGTATAA
- a CDS encoding MotA/TolQ/ExbB proton channel family protein yields MFSFIQVQTDTIANAASNVVIEKIAPNTEISVLGFILKGGFFLIPIAILLFYTFYVIIERYLYISKASKIDSRLMQDVGDKLNSGNIELARTIVERSNTAAGNILKEGVLVIGRPIAEIESNMDRAADIEIGEMERRLGHLGLIAGIAPTLGFIGTISGVIKIFYSISVTENISIGNISGGLYEKMISSGSGLIVGIVAYSAYHLLNGKIDDFALKIQKQILEFVNIIQRS; encoded by the coding sequence ATGTTTAGTTTTATACAAGTACAAACAGATACCATTGCAAACGCCGCTTCTAACGTAGTTATTGAAAAAATTGCTCCAAATACCGAAATCTCAGTTTTAGGATTTATCTTAAAAGGAGGTTTTTTCCTGATTCCAATCGCCATCTTATTATTCTATACTTTTTATGTCATCATAGAACGTTACTTATATATCAGTAAAGCTTCAAAAATTGACAGCAGATTAATGCAGGATGTTGGCGATAAGCTAAATTCTGGTAATATCGAACTCGCAAGAACAATTGTAGAAAGAAGCAATACTGCAGCCGGAAATATCTTGAAAGAAGGAGTTTTGGTTATCGGAAGACCAATTGCCGAAATCGAATCCAATATGGATCGTGCCGCAGATATCGAAATTGGAGAAATGGAACGTCGTTTAGGTCACCTTGGATTAATTGCCGGTATCGCGCCAACACTTGGTTTTATTGGAACAATTTCTGGAGTTATCAAGATTTTCTACAGTATTTCGGTTACAGAAAATATTAGTATCGGAAACATTTCCGGAGGTTTATACGAGAAAATGATTAGTTCCGGATCAGGACTTATTGTTGGTATTGTTGCTTATAGCGCTTACCATTTATTAAACGGAAAAATTGATGATTTTGCTTTAAAAATTCAGAAACAAATACTCGAATTTGTAAACATAATTCAAAGATCGTAA